The following proteins come from a genomic window of Streptomyces sp. NBC_01716:
- a CDS encoding LacI family DNA-binding transcriptional regulator encodes MAKVTRDDVARLAGTSTAVVSYVINNGPRPVAPATRERVLAAIKELGYRPDRVAQAMASRRTDLIGVVVPDARQPFFAEMAHAVEQAAAERGKMVLVGNSDYRNEREVHYLRAFLGMRVSGLILVSQGPSERAAAEIEAWDARVVLLHERPEGIDDVAVVTDDIGGAQLATRHLLEHGYPYVACLGGVESTPVVGDPVTDHVEGWRRAMREAGLSTEGRLFKALYNRYDAYNVALTLLAGPDRPPAIFCSTDDQAIGVLRAARELRIDVPGELAVAGFDDVKEAGLTDPPLTTVSSDRPAMARAAVDLVLDDGLRVVGSRRERVKQFPSALIVRRSCGCV; translated from the coding sequence GTGGCCAAGGTGACGCGGGACGACGTGGCACGACTGGCGGGAACTTCGACCGCGGTCGTCAGTTACGTCATCAACAACGGACCGAGGCCGGTCGCCCCGGCCACGCGCGAGCGTGTACTCGCCGCGATCAAGGAGCTGGGCTACCGGCCCGACCGGGTCGCGCAGGCGATGGCGTCGCGGCGCACCGACCTCATAGGGGTCGTGGTGCCCGACGCGCGCCAGCCCTTCTTCGCGGAGATGGCGCACGCGGTCGAACAGGCCGCCGCCGAGCGCGGAAAGATGGTGCTCGTCGGCAACTCCGACTACCGCAACGAGCGCGAGGTCCACTATCTGCGGGCCTTCCTCGGTATGCGGGTCTCGGGGCTGATCCTGGTCAGCCAGGGCCCGAGCGAGCGCGCGGCGGCGGAGATAGAGGCGTGGGACGCCCGCGTCGTACTGCTCCACGAGCGCCCCGAGGGCATCGACGACGTCGCCGTCGTCACCGATGACATCGGGGGCGCCCAGCTCGCCACCCGTCATCTGCTGGAGCACGGCTATCCGTATGTGGCCTGCCTCGGCGGCGTCGAGTCGACCCCGGTCGTCGGCGACCCGGTGACCGACCATGTCGAGGGCTGGCGCCGCGCGATGCGGGAGGCCGGTCTTTCGACGGAGGGGCGGCTCTTCAAGGCCCTCTACAACCGTTACGACGCCTACAACGTCGCGCTGACGCTGCTGGCCGGCCCCGACCGGCCCCCGGCGATCTTCTGCTCCACCGACGACCAGGCGATCGGCGTCCTGCGCGCCGCCCGCGAACTGCGGATCGACGTCCCGGGCGAACTGGCGGTGGCGGGCTTCGACGACGTCAAGGAGGCCGGCCTCACGGACCCCCCACTGACGACGGTCTCCTCCGACCGCCCGGCGATGGCCCGCGCGGCGGTGGACCTGGTGCTGGACGACGGCCTGCGGGTGGTGGGGTCCCGCAGGGAACGGGTGAAGCAGTTCCCGTCGGCACTGATCGTGCGGCGGTCCTGCGGCTGCGTCTGA
- a CDS encoding SDR family oxidoreductase translates to MKFTVIGGTGLIGSQVVAKLTDAGHEAVPAALQTGVDLLTGKGLDQALEGAQVVVNLANSPTFDEKSFEFFRTSMGNLLAAGEKAGVGHQVILSIVGVEQVPQLDYYRAKALQEELLREGPTPYSIVRATQFFEFMNAVMSWTSDDKTVRLPVTPVQPMAAADVASAVFEVATGAPLGGIRNVGGPDRFPLDELGRVTLAAQGDARNVVVDDQAGMFAVIEGDVLLPGPDAHLAGTHYRDWLRESH, encoded by the coding sequence ATGAAGTTCACGGTGATCGGCGGGACCGGACTGATCGGTTCCCAGGTGGTCGCGAAGCTGACCGACGCGGGACACGAGGCCGTGCCCGCGGCGCTCCAGACCGGCGTCGACCTGCTGACGGGCAAGGGCCTTGATCAAGCGCTGGAGGGTGCCCAGGTCGTGGTCAACCTGGCCAACTCGCCGACGTTCGACGAGAAGTCCTTCGAGTTCTTCCGCACTTCCATGGGCAATCTGCTCGCCGCGGGGGAGAAGGCCGGCGTCGGGCATCAGGTCATCCTCTCCATCGTCGGCGTGGAGCAGGTGCCGCAGCTGGACTACTACCGGGCCAAGGCTCTCCAGGAGGAGCTGCTCCGGGAGGGGCCGACGCCGTACTCGATCGTCCGCGCCACCCAATTCTTCGAGTTCATGAACGCGGTCATGTCCTGGACCTCCGACGACAAGACCGTCCGGCTGCCCGTGACCCCGGTCCAGCCGATGGCCGCCGCGGACGTGGCTTCGGCCGTCTTCGAGGTCGCGACCGGCGCGCCGCTGGGGGGTATCCGGAACGTCGGCGGACCGGACCGCTTCCCGCTCGACGAACTCGGCCGGGTCACGCTGGCGGCACAGGGCGACGCCCGGAACGTCGTCGTGGACGACCAGGCCGGCATGTTCGCGGTGATCGAGGGCGACGTACTGCTTCCCGGGCCGGACGCGCATCTGGCGGGCACGCACTACCGGGACTGGCTCCGCGAGTCGCACTGA
- a CDS encoding putative quinol monooxygenase — MIATYGFNATLTARPGMGDRLVDLLLTGLNEGSPGASEHCLVYLVSRSASDPDVVHVTEGWTSEEDHHRVFAGEAAQAIVAQIDGLLAKDSEYTDYVPVRGRAAF; from the coding sequence ATGATTGCCACCTACGGATTCAACGCCACCCTGACCGCCCGCCCCGGGATGGGCGACCGGCTGGTCGACCTGCTGCTGACCGGTCTGAACGAGGGAAGCCCCGGCGCGAGCGAGCACTGCCTCGTCTACCTCGTCTCGCGTTCCGCGTCCGACCCCGACGTCGTCCACGTCACCGAGGGCTGGACCAGCGAGGAGGACCACCACCGGGTCTTCGCCGGTGAGGCCGCCCAGGCCATCGTGGCGCAGATCGACGGGCTGCTGGCCAAGGACTCCGAGTACACCGACTACGTCCCGGTCCGCGGCAGGGCCGCCTTCTGA
- a CDS encoding AraC family transcriptional regulator: MPLEEFRSLLDRHARADWTTSIDGVLISKVDRADPPAPSMSGTVLAVIAQGAKRLALGDRVYEYGPGQFLVASVDLPVTGQFTQAEPGLPALGFGLMLEPSAVAELLLRAGPGDTPRGGAGAPSGIAVGDAPPALLDAVVRLLRLLDEPRDRAVLAPLVKREILWRLITGEQSAAVRQFGLADSGLSHVSRAVRWIREHYAEPFRVEDVARLSGMSTSAFYRNFQSVTAMSPIQFQKQIRLQEARLLLSTHPGDVTGVGHRVGYDNPSQFSREYRRQFGAPPSQDAARLRDAVRTPAGVMP; this comes from the coding sequence ATGCCCCTAGAAGAGTTCCGCAGCCTGCTCGACCGGCACGCCCGCGCCGACTGGACCACCTCCATCGACGGCGTCCTCATCTCGAAGGTCGACCGGGCGGATCCGCCCGCGCCTTCCATGTCCGGCACGGTGCTCGCCGTCATCGCCCAGGGCGCCAAACGGCTCGCGCTGGGCGACCGGGTCTACGAGTACGGCCCGGGGCAGTTTCTGGTCGCCTCCGTCGACCTGCCCGTCACCGGACAGTTCACCCAGGCCGAGCCCGGCCTGCCGGCCCTGGGCTTCGGGCTGATGCTGGAACCGTCCGCCGTCGCCGAACTCCTGTTGCGGGCGGGCCCCGGGGACACCCCCCGGGGCGGCGCGGGCGCGCCGTCGGGAATCGCCGTCGGCGACGCCCCGCCCGCACTGCTGGACGCGGTGGTCCGGCTGCTGCGCCTGCTCGACGAACCCCGCGACCGCGCCGTACTGGCCCCGCTGGTCAAACGCGAGATCCTGTGGCGCCTGATCACGGGCGAACAGAGCGCGGCGGTACGGCAGTTCGGCCTGGCCGACAGTGGTCTCAGCCATGTCTCCCGCGCGGTGCGCTGGATCCGCGAGCACTACGCCGAGCCCTTCCGGGTCGAGGACGTGGCACGTCTGTCCGGCATGAGCACCTCCGCCTTCTACCGCAATTTCCAGTCGGTGACCGCGATGAGCCCCATCCAGTTCCAGAAACAGATCCGCCTCCAGGAGGCCCGGCTGCTGCTCTCCACCCACCCGGGCGACGTCACCGGGGTCGGCCACCGCGTGGGCTACGACAACCCGTCGCAGTTCAGCCGCGAGTACCGCCGCCAGTTCGGCGCGCCCCCGAGCCAGGACGCGGCCCGCCTGCGTGACGCCGTACGCACGCCCGCGGGCGTCATGCCGTAA
- a CDS encoding sensor histidine kinase, with translation MTSLARRLRTLPLRSRLAMLVATAVAVAVAAAAVACWLLTRSQLEAELDNSLRNTSAPLSLVRDTLASCGTVQTPPEPSESGFAYVQVVDDSGGRCVDASSQPVKVQPSDVAVARGTEQSTLHDSTTSEGAAVRVHTQRVLVGPPFDRVAVSVSRPLGEIDASLNRLALLLTAVAGIGVIGAGAAGLWVARTGLRPVDGLTRAVEHVARTEDLSLRIPAEGEDEIARLSRSFNSMTAALASSRDRQARLIADAGHELRTPLTSLRTNIELLARSEETGRAIPPEDRTALMASVKAQMTELASLIGDLQELSRPDAPDPGPLQVVALHTIVESALERARLRGPDLTIEVALRPWYVRAEPAALERALVNVLDNAVKFSPPGAAIAVALDAHGELTVRDHGPGIPAEELPHVFERFWRSPSARALPGSGLGLSIVARTVQQTGGEIALRPAAGGGTVAAIRIPGAATPPPGRPGA, from the coding sequence GTGACCTCGCTCGCCCGCCGGTTGCGTACGTTGCCCCTCCGCTCCCGCCTCGCGATGCTCGTCGCCACCGCGGTCGCCGTGGCTGTGGCGGCGGCTGCCGTCGCATGCTGGCTGCTGACCCGCTCCCAGCTGGAGGCGGAGCTCGACAACTCGCTCCGTAACACCTCCGCGCCCCTCAGTCTGGTACGGGACACACTGGCCAGTTGCGGGACGGTCCAGACTCCCCCGGAGCCGTCCGAGTCGGGATTCGCCTACGTCCAGGTCGTCGACGACAGCGGCGGCCGGTGCGTGGACGCCTCGTCCCAGCCGGTGAAGGTCCAGCCCTCCGACGTGGCCGTGGCTCGCGGCACGGAGCAGAGCACGCTGCACGACTCCACCACCTCGGAAGGCGCGGCGGTGCGCGTCCACACCCAGCGGGTCCTCGTCGGCCCGCCCTTCGACCGGGTCGCCGTCTCCGTCTCCCGCCCGCTCGGCGAGATCGACGCCTCACTGAACCGGCTCGCCCTGCTGCTGACCGCCGTCGCGGGCATCGGCGTCATCGGGGCGGGCGCCGCCGGGCTCTGGGTCGCCAGGACCGGTCTGCGGCCGGTCGACGGGCTGACCCGCGCGGTCGAGCATGTCGCGCGGACGGAGGACCTGAGCCTGCGCATCCCGGCCGAGGGCGAGGACGAGATCGCCCGCCTCTCCCGCTCCTTCAACTCCATGACAGCCGCGCTCGCCTCCTCGCGCGACCGCCAGGCGCGGCTCATCGCCGACGCGGGGCACGAGCTTCGTACGCCGCTGACCTCGCTGCGTACGAACATCGAACTGCTCGCCCGCAGCGAGGAGACCGGCCGCGCGATCCCCCCGGAGGACCGTACGGCGCTGATGGCGTCGGTGAAGGCGCAGATGACGGAGCTGGCCTCGCTGATCGGGGACCTCCAGGAACTCTCCAGGCCGGACGCCCCCGACCCCGGCCCGCTCCAGGTCGTCGCACTGCACACGATCGTGGAGAGCGCGCTGGAACGCGCCCGGCTGCGCGGGCCGGACCTGACGATCGAGGTGGCACTGCGGCCCTGGTACGTACGGGCCGAACCGGCCGCGCTGGAGCGGGCGCTGGTCAACGTCCTCGACAACGCGGTGAAGTTCAGCCCGCCGGGCGCGGCCATCGCGGTCGCGCTGGACGCGCACGGCGAGCTGACGGTACGGGACCACGGCCCCGGCATCCCGGCGGAGGAACTCCCCCACGTCTTCGAACGCTTCTGGCGCTCGCCGTCGGCCCGCGCACTGCCGGGTTCGGGCCTCGGGCTGTCGATCGTGGCCCGCACCGTGCAGCAGACGGGCGGCGAGATCGCTCTGCGCCCGGCGGCGGGCGGCGGCACGGTGGCGGCGATCCGCATCCCGGGCGCGGCGACCCCGCCGCCGGGCCGGCCGGGCGCGTAA
- a CDS encoding S1C family serine protease codes for MDDNYRRSGDEDANQQGPGSQAYPPPPPYGPAGGGQHGGGQHAQPGHAAWGWGAAAPAHGPTHARRARRPVALLAAAAFVAAVVGGGTAALTETLMNDSPATAASTVSGTTVSQSSKGTVAGVAAAVSPAIVEIQAASSSGQSTGSGVVITSDGEIITNNHVIAGAQTVKVQLSTGKTYTADVVGTSPDKDLALIKLQGASGLKTAALGDSDSVRVGDEVVAIGSPEGLTGTVTSGIVSALDRDVTVSKEQGRQQQQGGGGGRWPFEFGGQQFNGDTGSSTTTYKAIQTDASLNPGNSGGALINMNGEIIGINSAMFSASGSSADSSTAGSVGLGFSIPVNTVKADLSALRDG; via the coding sequence ATGGACGACAACTACCGTCGCAGCGGCGACGAAGACGCGAACCAGCAGGGCCCCGGCAGCCAGGCGTACCCGCCGCCGCCTCCGTACGGGCCGGCGGGCGGTGGGCAGCACGGCGGTGGGCAGCACGCGCAGCCGGGGCATGCCGCGTGGGGCTGGGGTGCCGCCGCGCCGGCGCACGGGCCCACGCACGCGCGGCGGGCCAGGCGGCCCGTCGCGCTGCTCGCCGCCGCCGCGTTCGTCGCTGCCGTCGTGGGTGGGGGGACCGCCGCGTTGACCGAGACGCTGATGAACGACTCCCCCGCCACCGCCGCGAGCACCGTCAGCGGTACGACCGTCTCGCAGAGCAGCAAGGGCACCGTCGCGGGCGTGGCCGCGGCCGTCTCCCCCGCCATAGTGGAGATCCAGGCCGCGTCCAGCTCGGGGCAGTCCACCGGGTCCGGTGTGGTCATCACCAGTGACGGCGAGATCATCACCAACAACCACGTCATCGCGGGCGCACAGACCGTGAAGGTGCAGCTCAGCACCGGTAAGACGTACACCGCCGATGTCGTGGGCACCAGCCCCGACAAGGACCTCGCGCTGATCAAGCTCCAGGGCGCGAGCGGTCTCAAGACGGCGGCACTCGGCGACTCCGACAGCGTGCGGGTCGGCGACGAGGTCGTGGCGATCGGCTCGCCCGAGGGACTGACCGGCACCGTGACCAGCGGTATCGTCTCCGCGCTCGACCGGGATGTCACCGTGTCGAAGGAGCAGGGCCGGCAGCAACAGCAGGGCGGTGGCGGCGGCAGGTGGCCGTTCGAGTTCGGTGGTCAGCAGTTCAACGGCGATACGGGCTCCTCCACCACCACGTACAAGGCGATCCAGACCGACGCGTCGCTCAACCCGGGCAACTCCGGTGGCGCGCTGATCAACATGAACGGCGAGATCATCGGCATCAACTCGGCCATGTTCTCGGCGAGCGGCTCCAGCGCCGACAGCTCGACGGCCGGCAGCGTCGGCCTCGGCTTCTCCATCCCCGTCAACACCGTCAAGGCGGACCTGAGCGCACTGCGCGACGGGTGA
- a CDS encoding response regulator transcription factor, which translates to MSSLLLLTNALQPSTEVLPALGLLLHHVRVAPAEGPALVDTPGADVILVDGRRDLPQVRSLCQLLRSTGPGCPLVLVVTEGGLTAVTADWGFDDVLLDTAGPAEVEARLRLATGRQQISPDDSPMEIRNGDLSVDEATYSAKLKGRVLDLTFKEFELIKYLAQHPGRVFTRAQLLQEVWGYDYFGGTRTVDVHVRRLRAKLGPEHESLIGTVRNVGYRFVTPEKVERAAEEAKAKAIAEAAAKVKATRPPSDAPPEGAPEGSREGAREAVQSVPRGANDDTTHSADTADVREGAVRPAGR; encoded by the coding sequence ATGAGTTCTCTGCTGCTGCTCACGAACGCCCTCCAGCCGTCGACGGAGGTGCTGCCCGCCCTCGGACTCCTTCTGCACCACGTGCGGGTGGCCCCGGCCGAAGGCCCGGCCCTCGTCGACACCCCGGGTGCCGACGTCATACTGGTCGACGGCCGGCGCGACCTGCCCCAGGTCCGCTCGCTCTGCCAGTTGCTGCGCTCCACCGGACCCGGCTGCCCGCTGGTCCTCGTGGTGACCGAGGGCGGTCTCACCGCCGTCACCGCCGACTGGGGCTTCGACGACGTCCTGCTCGACACCGCGGGCCCGGCCGAGGTCGAGGCGCGGCTGCGGCTGGCCACCGGGCGCCAGCAGATCTCGCCGGACGACTCCCCGATGGAGATCCGCAACGGTGATCTCTCGGTGGACGAGGCGACCTACAGCGCGAAGCTGAAGGGGCGGGTCCTGGACCTGACCTTCAAGGAGTTCGAGCTGATCAAGTATCTGGCGCAGCACCCCGGCCGGGTGTTCACGCGTGCGCAGCTGCTCCAAGAGGTGTGGGGCTACGACTACTTCGGTGGTACGCGGACGGTCGACGTGCACGTACGGCGGCTGCGCGCGAAGCTCGGCCCCGAGCACGAGTCGCTGATCGGGACGGTCCGTAACGTCGGCTACCGCTTCGTCACACCGGAGAAGGTCGAGCGCGCGGCGGAGGAGGCGAAGGCGAAGGCCATCGCCGAGGCGGCCGCGAAGGTGAAGGCGACGCGACCGCCGTCCGACGCCCCGCCGGAGGGTGCCCCCGAAGGCTCCCGCGAGGGGGCGCGCGAGGCGGTTCAGAGCGTGCCGCGGGGCGCGAACGACGACACCACGCATTCGGCCGACACGGCCGACGTACGCGAAGGGGCCGTCCGGCCTGCCGGGAGGTAG
- a CDS encoding phosphatidylinositol-specific phospholipase C, with the protein MVTDSGSTPPTSNGLARRGILAGAFALSATALVGAGTAAAATRAEAAASTAETASARARRALAPSDWLSGIGDSTPVQRLTLPGTHNSGARSGGLYVACQGTTIADQLNTGVRFLDIRCRAFENAFPIHHAAYYQNLNFDDVLVACRDFLRAHPSETVLMRVKQEYSSVADTEFRRIFDTYLDGKGWRSLFRLDSGLPTLGQARGKVVLLADSGGMPGVRYGDGGLFDIQDDYMAEPIAKFSKIEAHFRKAAAQPGKQYINFVSTAALLPPRWNSDRLNPQVHSLLDSSTGAGWRGLGIVPLDFPETRGGLVDSLIRHNG; encoded by the coding sequence TCCGCCACCGCACTTGTCGGTGCGGGCACGGCTGCGGCGGCGACGCGGGCCGAGGCGGCGGCGAGCACCGCCGAGACGGCGAGCGCCAGGGCACGGCGTGCCCTCGCCCCCTCCGACTGGCTCTCCGGGATCGGCGACTCCACTCCCGTACAGCGCCTCACCCTTCCCGGCACCCACAACTCCGGCGCACGCAGCGGCGGTCTGTATGTCGCCTGCCAAGGGACCACCATCGCCGACCAGTTGAACACCGGCGTCCGGTTCCTGGACATACGCTGCCGGGCGTTCGAGAACGCCTTCCCGATCCACCACGCCGCGTATTACCAGAATCTCAACTTCGACGATGTCCTGGTCGCCTGTCGCGACTTCCTCCGGGCGCACCCCTCCGAGACCGTCCTGATGCGCGTGAAGCAGGAGTACTCGTCGGTGGCCGACACGGAGTTCCGGCGGATCTTCGACACCTATCTGGACGGGAAGGGCTGGCGCTCCCTCTTCCGGCTCGACAGCGGTCTGCCCACGCTCGGCCAGGCACGCGGCAAGGTCGTGCTGCTCGCGGACAGCGGCGGGATGCCGGGTGTGCGGTACGGGGACGGCGGGCTCTTCGACATCCAGGACGACTACATGGCGGAGCCGATCGCCAAGTTCTCCAAGATCGAGGCGCACTTCCGCAAGGCCGCGGCGCAGCCGGGCAAGCAGTACATCAACTTCGTCAGCACGGCCGCGCTCCTGCCGCCGCGCTGGAACTCCGACCGGCTGAACCCGCAGGTGCACTCGCTGCTCGACAGCTCGACGGGCGCCGGGTGGCGCGGTCTTGGCATCGTGCCGCTGGACTTCCCCGAGACCAGGGGCGGGCTGGTGGACTCGCTGATCCGCCACAACGGCTGA
- a CDS encoding RrF2 family transcriptional regulator, giving the protein MKLSGGVEWALHCCVVLTTGTEPVPAARLAELHDVSGSYLAKQLQALSRAGLVTSVQGKAGGYVLTRAPELITVLDVVTAVDGDRPAFVCTEIRQRGPMASPPEACTRPCAISRAMAAADAAWRASLEAISVADLARGVEEDYGPTALGGIRTWLTGPGGSAGDGNGDRGGTGDRDGDASLPAR; this is encoded by the coding sequence ATGAAGTTGTCAGGCGGGGTCGAATGGGCGCTGCACTGCTGCGTGGTTCTGACCACGGGTACGGAGCCGGTGCCGGCGGCAAGGCTCGCGGAGCTGCACGACGTGTCCGGCAGCTATCTCGCCAAACAGCTCCAGGCGCTGTCGCGCGCGGGGCTCGTCACATCCGTCCAGGGCAAGGCGGGCGGATATGTCCTGACCAGGGCCCCGGAGCTGATCACGGTCCTCGATGTCGTCACGGCGGTGGACGGGGACCGGCCCGCGTTCGTCTGTACGGAGATCCGGCAGCGCGGGCCGATGGCCTCGCCGCCGGAGGCCTGTACGCGGCCCTGCGCGATCTCGCGCGCGATGGCCGCCGCCGACGCCGCCTGGCGCGCGTCTCTGGAGGCGATATCCGTCGCGGACCTGGCGAGGGGCGTCGAGGAGGATTACGGTCCCACCGCGCTCGGGGGCATCCGCACCTGGCTGACCGGGCCGGGCGGGAGCGCCGGCGACGGCAACGGCGACAGAGGCGGCACCGGCGACAGGGACGGCGACGCGTCGCTTCCCGCACGCTGA
- a CDS encoding MoaD/ThiS family protein translates to MATGTIRYWAAAKAAAGVAEEPYAADNLAQALDVAREKHPGELVRVLQRCSFLVDGDPVGTRGHETVRLAEGGTVEVLPPFAGG, encoded by the coding sequence ATGGCAACGGGAACCATCCGCTACTGGGCCGCGGCCAAGGCGGCGGCGGGCGTCGCCGAGGAGCCGTACGCGGCGGACAATCTGGCTCAGGCGCTCGACGTCGCACGCGAGAAACACCCGGGTGAGCTGGTCCGCGTACTCCAGAGGTGTTCGTTCCTCGTCGACGGTGACCCCGTAGGGACCCGCGGGCATGAGACCGTACGGCTTGCCGAGGGCGGCACGGTCGAAGTGCTCCCGCCGTTCGCAGGAGGGTGA
- a CDS encoding alpha/beta hydrolase: MTTARPALDPELSALLADMPLMSQLTPDVLAQLRQYPSTPVDSLLAGRQAELREVTVPAADGAPIRLSVFTPATADRTTGAPCVYWMHGGGMVMGDRLSQIDIPLEWLDEFGAVVVSVEYRLAPEATGTTPVDDCYQGLLWIAEHAEEIGVDPTRIVVAGASAGGGLAAGVALLARDLGTPAIAAQVLICPMLDHRNNTASSHQFAGVPGVWTREMNEFGWRSVLGDLTDDEVPAYVSPALAEDLSGLPATYIDTGSAEVFRDEDIDYASRLWAAGGRAELHVWAGGFHGFDALYPQAQISATARRTRTSWLARLLRSA, from the coding sequence ATGACCACAGCACGCCCCGCCCTGGACCCCGAACTCAGCGCCCTGCTCGCCGACATGCCCCTGATGTCCCAGCTCACCCCCGACGTACTCGCGCAACTGCGCCAGTACCCCTCGACGCCCGTCGATTCACTCCTCGCGGGCCGGCAGGCCGAGCTGCGCGAAGTCACCGTGCCCGCGGCGGACGGTGCCCCGATCCGGCTGTCGGTCTTCACCCCCGCGACGGCGGACCGCACCACCGGTGCGCCCTGCGTCTACTGGATGCACGGAGGCGGGATGGTCATGGGCGACCGTCTCTCGCAGATCGACATCCCGCTGGAGTGGCTCGACGAGTTCGGCGCGGTCGTGGTCTCCGTGGAGTACCGGCTGGCGCCCGAGGCCACCGGCACCACACCGGTCGACGACTGCTACCAGGGGCTGCTCTGGATCGCCGAACACGCCGAGGAGATAGGCGTCGACCCCACCAGGATCGTCGTGGCGGGCGCCAGCGCGGGCGGCGGCCTCGCCGCCGGCGTCGCCCTGCTGGCCCGTGACCTCGGTACGCCCGCCATCGCCGCGCAGGTGCTGATCTGCCCGATGCTCGACCACCGCAACAACACCGCCTCCAGCCACCAGTTCGCCGGGGTGCCCGGCGTCTGGACCCGCGAGATGAACGAGTTCGGATGGCGCTCGGTCCTCGGCGACCTCACCGACGACGAGGTGCCCGCGTACGTTTCGCCAGCGCTGGCCGAAGACCTCTCGGGCCTGCCGGCCACCTACATCGACACCGGCTCCGCCGAGGTCTTCCGCGACGAGGACATCGACTACGCCTCCCGGCTCTGGGCGGCCGGGGGCCGGGCCGAACTCCACGTCTGGGCAGGCGGATTCCACGGTTTCGACGCCCTGTACCCGCAGGCTCAGATCTCCGCGACAGCCCGCCGGACCCGCACCAGCTGGCTCGCCCGGCTCCTGCGCTCCGCGTGA
- a CDS encoding response regulator transcription factor codes for MSPAEGDAQRVLIVDDEPAVREALQRSLAFDGYGTEVAVDGVDALAKAAAYQPDLIVLDIQMPRMDGLTAARRLRATGSTVPILMLTARDTVGDRVTGLDAGADDYLVKPFELDELFARIRALLRRSSYAGSAGGELPQDDVLAFADLRMDLSTREVTRGTRRVELTRTEFTLLEMFLAHPRQVLTREQILKAVWGFDFEPSSNSLDVYVMYLRRKTESGGEPRLVHTVRGVGYALRAEGGPGGPMGPSGASGHGGSE; via the coding sequence ATGAGCCCCGCCGAAGGCGATGCGCAACGCGTCCTGATCGTCGACGACGAGCCCGCCGTCCGCGAGGCGCTCCAGCGCAGCCTCGCCTTCGACGGGTACGGGACCGAGGTCGCCGTCGACGGTGTCGACGCGCTCGCCAAGGCCGCCGCCTACCAGCCCGACCTGATCGTGCTCGACATCCAGATGCCGCGCATGGACGGGCTGACGGCGGCCCGCCGGCTGCGTGCCACCGGTTCGACCGTACCGATCCTGATGCTCACCGCGCGCGACACCGTCGGCGACCGCGTCACCGGGCTCGACGCGGGCGCCGACGACTATCTGGTGAAGCCCTTCGAGCTGGACGAGCTGTTCGCCCGTATCCGCGCGCTGCTGCGCCGCAGCTCGTACGCGGGCTCCGCCGGGGGCGAGCTGCCGCAGGACGACGTCCTGGCCTTCGCCGATCTGCGGATGGACCTCTCCACGCGCGAGGTCACACGCGGCACGCGCCGGGTGGAGCTGACCCGTACCGAATTCACCCTCCTTGAGATGTTCCTCGCGCACCCGCGTCAGGTGCTGACGCGCGAGCAGATCCTCAAGGCCGTCTGGGGCTTCGACTTCGAGCCGAGCTCCAACTCCCTTGATGTGTACGTGATGTATCTGCGGCGCAAGACAGAGAGCGGCGGCGAGCCTCGGCTGGTGCACACGGTTCGCGGGGTGGGTTACGCGCTGCGCGCCGAGGGCGGTCCCGGGGGTCCCATGGGTCCCTCGGGGGCGAGCGGGCACGGCGGTTCGGAGTGA